One window of the Chlorogloeopsis sp. ULAP01 genome contains the following:
- the hslO gene encoding Hsp33 family molecular chaperone HslO — MADQLIRATAADGGIRAVGAITTRLTEEARQRHKLSYVATAALGRTMAAGLLMASSMKRIGSRVNVRVKGDGPLGGILVDAGLDGTVRGFVENPTVELPPNAKGKLDVGGAVGEGYLYVVRDVGYGYPYSSTVELVSGEIGDDVAHYLGASEQTPSAVVLGVFVGANGVTAAGGLLVQVLPKAARDEALIETLESRVAALSGFTPLLQAGKSLTEIFQDLLGDMGLAIFPETQMLRFHCGCSFERVLGALKMLGEAELQDMIVKDDGAEATCDFCSTVYQASSAHLAQLIVDLQAESSATN, encoded by the coding sequence ATGGCGGATCAATTAATTCGCGCCACGGCAGCCGATGGTGGAATTCGTGCAGTCGGTGCTATCACTACTCGCTTAACCGAAGAAGCACGGCAACGCCACAAGCTTTCCTATGTGGCTACAGCTGCATTAGGACGAACTATGGCAGCAGGCTTGTTAATGGCGTCCAGCATGAAGCGAATCGGTTCTAGGGTCAATGTCCGAGTCAAAGGAGATGGCCCTTTAGGTGGTATATTAGTGGATGCAGGCTTAGATGGCACTGTCAGAGGTTTTGTAGAAAATCCAACTGTGGAACTGCCTCCTAATGCGAAAGGTAAGCTAGATGTTGGTGGTGCTGTTGGTGAGGGCTATCTTTATGTTGTACGCGATGTCGGTTACGGCTACCCATACTCCAGTACAGTAGAATTGGTCTCTGGTGAAATCGGCGATGATGTAGCTCACTACCTCGGTGCTTCAGAACAAACTCCTTCAGCAGTGGTTTTAGGTGTATTTGTGGGTGCAAATGGAGTAACGGCTGCGGGTGGCTTACTAGTACAAGTGTTGCCCAAAGCAGCTAGGGACGAGGCTTTAATAGAAACCTTAGAATCACGAGTTGCCGCCTTATCTGGTTTTACACCATTGTTGCAGGCTGGCAAATCTTTAACAGAAATCTTTCAAGATTTATTAGGAGATATGGGATTGGCAATATTTCCTGAAACGCAAATGCTGCGCTTCCACTGTGGTTGTTCTTTTGAGCGTGTCTTAGGAGCACTAAAAATGCTGGGAGAAGCAGAATTACAAGATATGATCGTTAAAGATGATGGTGCCGAAGCAACTTGCGATTTTTGCAGCACAGTCTACCAGGCAAGTAGCGCTCATTTAGCTCAGTTAATTGTCGATTTACAAGCAGAATCTTCTGCTACCAATTAG
- a CDS encoding HhoA/HhoB/HtrA family serine endopeptidase, with product MRFSHLPRSIRQFTTHVLAVILGVVLTVGTLRVSPSQAEPAPNPITADTSQLVAQRQSPAATAIGSSSFVTAAVNRVGKAVVRIDTERTVTRRIPDPFFDDPFFRRFFGEGFQGQLPPEQLRGLGSGFIIDKSGLVLTNAHVVDKADKVTVRLKDGRSFEGKVQGVDEVTDLALIKINAGDLPVAPLGASSNVQVGDWAIAVGNPLGFDNTVTLGIVSTLRRSSAQVGIPDKRLDFIQTDAAINPGNSGGPLLNERGEVIGINTAIRADAMGIGFAIPIDKAKQITAQLERGGKVAHPYLGVQMVTLTPQLAKQNNSDPNSPIQVPEVNGVLVVRVLPNSPAANAGIRRGDVIVQVEGQSITSADQLQNIVEDSRVGQVLQVRIQRGNQTQQLSVRTAELQNASL from the coding sequence ATGCGATTTTCCCACTTACCCAGATCTATACGTCAATTTACTACCCACGTTTTAGCCGTAATTTTGGGAGTTGTACTAACTGTTGGTACATTGCGAGTTTCGCCCTCCCAAGCTGAACCGGCACCAAATCCGATCACAGCCGACACGTCACAACTAGTTGCCCAACGGCAATCACCAGCAGCAACAGCTATTGGTAGTAGTAGCTTTGTGACGGCAGCTGTCAATCGTGTTGGGAAAGCTGTCGTCAGAATTGATACTGAACGTACAGTGACTCGCCGTATTCCTGATCCATTCTTTGATGATCCATTTTTCCGGCGGTTTTTTGGTGAAGGCTTTCAGGGACAACTTCCTCCGGAACAATTACGTGGTCTTGGTTCTGGTTTTATTATCGATAAGAGTGGCTTGGTTTTGACCAATGCCCATGTGGTTGATAAGGCTGACAAGGTGACAGTACGCCTCAAAGATGGTCGCTCTTTTGAAGGCAAAGTTCAAGGTGTTGATGAAGTTACCGATTTGGCACTAATTAAGATTAACGCTGGTGATTTACCAGTTGCTCCTTTGGGTGCCTCGTCTAACGTTCAGGTTGGAGATTGGGCGATCGCTGTAGGTAACCCCTTAGGATTTGACAACACCGTAACCTTAGGAATCGTGAGTACCCTCAGACGTTCCAGCGCTCAAGTTGGTATCCCCGATAAACGGTTGGATTTTATTCAAACCGACGCTGCGATTAACCCTGGTAACTCTGGTGGCCCTTTATTAAATGAGCGGGGCGAAGTAATTGGTATTAACACAGCTATTCGTGCCGACGCAATGGGGATTGGGTTTGCCATTCCCATTGACAAAGCCAAACAAATAACAGCCCAATTGGAACGTGGTGGCAAAGTAGCTCATCCTTACTTGGGCGTGCAAATGGTAACTTTGACACCTCAGCTCGCTAAACAAAACAACAGCGATCCCAACTCTCCAATCCAGGTTCCAGAAGTGAACGGAGTTTTGGTAGTACGAGTTTTACCCAACTCTCCGGCTGCTAATGCAGGTATTCGTCGTGGGGACGTAATTGTTCAAGTTGAAGGGCAATCAATTACTAGCGCCGATCAATTACAAAATATTGTCGAAGATTCTCGTGTTGGTCAGGTATTGCAGGTGAGAATACAACGCGGTAACCAGACACAACAGCTATCCGTGCGCACGGCAGAGTTGCAAAACGCTTCTTTGTAA
- a CDS encoding metal-sensitive transcriptional regulator → MNGSKQIAKSSLPSCEQDEDLLSHDKDHAHADHTHKHGQLAHAHVHSEESLRRIVNRLSRIEGHIRGIKTMVQQNSPCPDVLLQIAAVRGALDRVARIVLDEHLSECVVRAAEEGNIDVEIEQLKAALDRFLP, encoded by the coding sequence ATGAACGGATCGAAGCAAATTGCCAAATCATCCTTGCCCAGTTGTGAACAAGATGAAGATTTACTCTCTCACGATAAAGATCATGCCCATGCAGATCACACTCACAAACACGGGCAGTTGGCTCATGCTCACGTCCATAGTGAAGAGTCTCTACGGCGAATTGTTAACAGATTGTCGCGTATAGAAGGACACATTCGCGGTATCAAGACTATGGTACAGCAAAATAGCCCATGTCCTGATGTTCTACTCCAAATTGCTGCTGTGAGGGGTGCACTGGATCGGGTTGCACGAATTGTTTTAGATGAACATTTAAGTGAGTGTGTTGTTAGAGCCGCCGAAGAGGGTAATATTGATGTCGAAATCGAGCAACTCAAAGCTGCTTTAGATAGGTTCTTACCTTAG
- the menH gene encoding 2-succinyl-6-hydroxy-2,4-cyclohexadiene-1-carboxylate synthase, producing the protein MILANYKYHYYLRSISNRPLIIFLHGFMGNCHEFEEAIQLLESEFNCLVIDLPGHGQTQILGGDECYKMANTALSLINLLDYLRIPKGLLVSYSMGGRLALYLALHFPHRFTKVVLESASPGLPTELERLERVQKDEQIARKLDRIVEKSDWISFLSNWYSQPIFGNIKNHVQFQKLIEIRLQNNPKELAKSLRMMGIGFQPSLWEKLQDNTIPLLLLAGEYDEKFVDINTQMANICKLSQLKVIRDAGHNIHFENTMAFVENIRQFLL; encoded by the coding sequence ATGATATTAGCAAATTATAAATATCACTATTATTTACGTAGCATTTCCAATCGACCACTAATTATTTTTCTACATGGTTTTATGGGTAATTGCCATGAATTTGAGGAAGCTATTCAGTTACTAGAGAGTGAATTTAATTGTCTTGTAATTGACCTGCCTGGACATGGACAAACTCAAATTTTAGGTGGTGATGAATGTTATAAAATGGCAAATACAGCTTTATCTTTAATTAATTTATTAGATTATTTAAGAATTCCTAAAGGTTTGTTAGTTAGCTATTCAATGGGTGGTAGATTAGCACTATATCTTGCTCTACATTTTCCCCACAGATTTACTAAAGTTGTATTAGAATCAGCTTCTCCAGGTTTACCAACAGAATTAGAAAGATTAGAAAGAGTACAAAAAGATGAGCAAATAGCGAGAAAACTAGATAGAATCGTTGAAAAAAGTGATTGGATATCTTTCTTATCAAATTGGTATAGCCAACCAATTTTTGGTAATATAAAAAACCATGTTCAGTTCCAAAAATTGATAGAAATTAGGTTACAAAATAATCCAAAGGAATTAGCAAAATCTCTACGAATGATGGGTATAGGATTTCAGCCTTCTTTGTGGGAAAAACTTCAAGATAATACAATCCCTTTACTTTTGCTAGCTGGCGAATATGATGAAAAATTTGTAGATATTAATACACAAATGGCTAATATATGTAAATTGAGTCAGTTGAAGGTAATTAGGGATGCCGGACATAATATTCATTTTGAAAATACAATGGCATTTGTAGAAAATATCCGGCAATTTTTATTGTAG
- a CDS encoding glycoside hydrolase family protein, whose amino-acid sequence MVKAKLKNWTLKGFELKGVEKFIAPLAALLVFVYLFQWYIIDGMRSRPDPVFTVKQPPLVMKGGNPYIRALMRTISASEASSNRPYSILYGGEHISDLSSHPEICVTIVTGPNKGNCSTAAGRYQIINKTWFLVAPKYHPNPMRLMFWVSYSFEPEYQDAVVYRWLSDSEFWGIDIPGLLKKGKLNEVLRRLSPTWTSLGYGIETNSISPHLPQIYQKMLKEELKATKKPQPKVGNQNPL is encoded by the coding sequence ATGGTAAAAGCAAAATTGAAGAATTGGACTCTAAAAGGCTTTGAACTCAAAGGTGTTGAAAAATTCATCGCACCATTAGCCGCCCTTCTAGTTTTCGTATATTTGTTCCAGTGGTACATCATTGACGGTATGCGATCGCGCCCCGATCCCGTTTTTACAGTTAAACAACCACCGTTAGTTATGAAAGGGGGCAATCCTTATATCCGCGCTTTAATGCGAACTATCTCAGCTAGTGAAGCAAGTAGCAACCGCCCCTATTCGATTTTGTATGGTGGAGAGCATATCAGCGACTTGAGTAGCCATCCAGAGATATGTGTCACAATTGTTACTGGCCCTAACAAAGGGAACTGTTCAACTGCTGCTGGTAGATATCAAATCATTAATAAAACTTGGTTTTTGGTAGCGCCTAAATATCATCCCAATCCTATGCGGTTAATGTTTTGGGTTTCTTACAGTTTTGAGCCAGAGTATCAAGATGCAGTCGTTTATCGTTGGTTAAGCGATTCCGAATTTTGGGGAATTGATATTCCTGGGCTTTTGAAAAAGGGTAAGCTAAATGAGGTATTACGACGACTTTCGCCCACATGGACAAGTTTGGGATATGGCATAGAAACTAATTCTATCAGTCCTCATTTGCCTCAGATTTATCAGAAAATGTTAAAAGAAGAACTAAAGGCAACTAAAAAACCACAACCAAAAGTTGGCAACCAAAACCCATTGTAA
- a CDS encoding NAD(P)H-binding protein — protein MKAFVAGATGETGRRIVEELIARSIPVRALVRDLQKARSILPAEVELVQGDVLDRQSLTAALGDCTVLLCATGAKPSFDPTGPYKVDYEGTKNLVDAAKTKGIEHFVLVSSLAASQFFHPLNLFWLILVWKKQAEEYIQKSGLTYTIVRPGGLKNEDNSNHIVMQSADTLFEGSIPRQKVAQVCVEALLEPTARNKIVEIVAKPDAAVKSFGELFASIA, from the coding sequence ATGAAAGCTTTTGTAGCAGGGGCAACAGGTGAAACAGGTCGTCGAATCGTAGAAGAACTAATAGCGAGGAGCATTCCCGTTCGCGCCTTAGTACGAGATCTTCAGAAAGCAAGGAGTATTTTGCCTGCTGAAGTCGAATTAGTGCAGGGTGATGTTTTAGATCGACAAAGCCTAACTGCTGCTTTAGGAGATTGTACTGTACTGTTATGTGCTACAGGAGCAAAACCTAGCTTTGATCCAACAGGTCCCTACAAGGTAGATTACGAAGGGACTAAAAATTTAGTTGATGCTGCCAAGACAAAGGGAATAGAGCATTTTGTCTTAGTTTCTTCTTTAGCTGCTTCACAGTTTTTTCATCCCCTTAACTTGTTTTGGTTAATTTTAGTTTGGAAAAAACAAGCTGAGGAGTATATTCAAAAAAGTGGTCTTACATATACGATTGTCCGCCCAGGTGGCTTGAAAAACGAAGATAACTCCAACCATATCGTGATGCAGAGTGCCGATACTTTATTTGAAGGCAGCATTCCTCGCCAAAAAGTCGCTCAAGTATGCGTTGAAGCACTGTTGGAGCCAACAGCACGGAATAAAATCGTAGAAATAGTAGCTAAACCCGATGCTGCTGTTAAAAGTTTCGGGGAACTATTTGCCAGTATCGCTTGA
- a CDS encoding DUF1997 domain-containing protein, translated as MISKNREYQAFETTEAVLSVTTIAQADSQKASPEETSGTPTRFYGHYQDCMEMFASADKVAEYLQNHNLWFSRCAEPMKVEPLGENGYALVIGRFGSFGYEVEPKIGLELLCPENDIYRIRTIPIPGYQAPGYDVDYRASLQLVEENQNYETLCNSRNITRVEWELNLTVDIYFPKFIQRLPKSLIQSTGDRLLNQIVRQVSRRLTRKVQQDFHQSWDIPFAAKK; from the coding sequence ATGATTTCCAAAAATCGAGAATATCAAGCCTTTGAAACAACTGAAGCCGTTTTGTCTGTAACGACGATCGCACAAGCAGATAGCCAAAAAGCATCTCCAGAAGAAACATCAGGAACACCAACTCGCTTTTATGGTCATTATCAGGATTGTATGGAAATGTTTGCCTCAGCAGACAAAGTCGCTGAGTATCTTCAAAATCACAATTTGTGGTTTTCGCGCTGTGCCGAGCCGATGAAGGTAGAACCACTAGGAGAAAATGGCTATGCTTTAGTAATTGGTCGTTTTGGCTCCTTTGGTTATGAAGTTGAGCCAAAAATTGGTTTAGAACTTCTTTGTCCAGAGAACGATATTTACCGGATTCGCACTATTCCTATTCCTGGCTATCAAGCTCCTGGTTATGATGTAGATTATCGAGCTTCGCTGCAATTGGTAGAAGAAAATCAGAATTACGAAACCCTCTGCAATTCAAGGAACATAACACGAGTAGAGTGGGAATTGAATTTAACAGTTGACATTTACTTTCCCAAATTTATTCAGCGACTACCAAAGTCTCTAATTCAATCTACAGGCGATCGCCTACTTAACCAAATTGTCCGCCAAGTCTCCCGTCGCTTAACTCGCAAGGTACAGCAAGATTTTCATCAATCTTGGGACATACCTTTTGCTGCTAAAAAATAA
- a CDS encoding DUF4079 domain-containing protein — protein sequence MNLELSPSVKYWSQFFHPILMWALLLFSIYAAYLGLQVQRTRNAQGEQKKELIKGKYNVRHYQMGSILLALMVIGSIGGMAVTYINNGKLFVGPHLLAGLGMTSLIAVSASLSPYMQKGANWARATHIVLNFALLGLFAWQAITGVQIVQRIISNA from the coding sequence ATGAATCTGGAACTGTCGCCATCGGTCAAATATTGGTCACAATTTTTCCACCCAATCTTGATGTGGGCGTTATTGTTATTTAGCATCTATGCTGCCTATTTGGGGCTACAAGTGCAGCGTACCAGAAATGCTCAAGGTGAACAAAAGAAAGAACTAATTAAAGGCAAATATAACGTCAGACACTACCAAATGGGTTCTATACTCTTAGCTTTGATGGTGATAGGCTCTATAGGTGGTATGGCTGTTACCTACATTAATAATGGAAAATTATTTGTTGGCCCGCACTTGCTAGCAGGACTTGGTATGACAAGTCTGATTGCCGTATCTGCGTCCTTATCTCCTTATATGCAAAAAGGGGCAAATTGGGCGCGTGCCACTCATATTGTGTTGAATTTTGCCTTATTAGGACTGTTTGCGTGGCAAGCTATTACAGGCGTGCAAATTGTGCAGCGAATTATCAGTAATGCCTAG
- a CDS encoding ankyrin repeat domain-containing protein produces the protein MTKDLLMAAKSGDIKRVQALLASGAMPDVSDRDGTTALMFASNLGFTEIVRSLLDAGANLNLHRKRYGLTALMLAASANHLDIVRLLISKGADVNARNEDGSTALMAAVLKNHVDVVRAILAVGADVNIKDRDDDTALKLAVKQGHTAVVQALLTAGADVNFQDQDGETALLLAVDLGHLEVVQALLAAGISDRNTALLAAAAAGYSAIVQALLDAGADVNFQDQDGETALHLAVVEGYTDVVKVLLSRGANLQTRNYLGDTPLLVAALQGHSQIVEILLQHGADVSVKNFGEVPVTLAAIHGHVETVKILLEHGANANSQGDDGKTVLIKATERNHIEVVQQLLAKGADVNFQDSAGATALMWAASRDYTKALQLLLQAGADVNLKNQGGYTALMLAEFNGYKDVVRCLQSVGAQE, from the coding sequence ATGACTAAAGATTTATTAATGGCTGCTAAAAGTGGTGATATCAAGCGGGTACAAGCCCTACTAGCTTCGGGTGCAATGCCTGATGTGAGCGATCGCGATGGCACAACGGCATTAATGTTTGCTTCTAATTTAGGCTTTACAGAAATTGTGCGATCGCTTCTTGATGCTGGAGCAAACCTAAATTTACATAGGAAACGCTATGGTTTGACAGCTTTAATGTTGGCAGCGAGTGCCAACCATCTTGATATTGTGCGGCTGTTGATATCAAAAGGTGCAGATGTAAATGCTAGGAATGAAGATGGCAGTACCGCTTTGATGGCAGCAGTACTCAAAAATCATGTGGATGTGGTGCGAGCAATACTGGCTGTTGGTGCAGACGTAAATATCAAAGATAGGGATGATGATACAGCTTTAAAATTAGCAGTCAAACAGGGACACACTGCTGTGGTGCAGGCGTTATTGACTGCTGGTGCGGATGTGAATTTTCAAGATCAAGATGGAGAAACTGCATTGCTTCTGGCAGTTGACTTGGGACATCTGGAAGTTGTACAAGCACTTTTGGCAGCAGGGATAAGTGATCGCAACACAGCCCTATTAGCAGCGGCAGCAGCAGGATACAGCGCGATCGTACAAGCTTTACTGGATGCAGGCGCTGATGTGAATTTTCAAGATCAAGATGGTGAAACTGCCCTACATTTAGCGGTTGTAGAAGGATACACGGATGTAGTGAAAGTTTTGCTAAGTAGGGGTGCCAATTTGCAAACGAGAAATTATCTCGGTGACACACCATTACTTGTAGCTGCATTACAGGGGCATAGTCAAATTGTTGAGATACTGCTACAACATGGGGCGGATGTGAGTGTAAAAAATTTTGGTGAAGTGCCTGTGACGCTAGCAGCAATACACGGACACGTTGAAACTGTGAAGATTTTGCTAGAACATGGTGCCAATGCCAATAGCCAAGGTGATGACGGTAAAACGGTTTTGATCAAAGCAACAGAACGTAACCACATAGAAGTCGTACAACAGCTACTAGCAAAAGGTGCAGACGTAAATTTTCAAGACTCGGCGGGAGCAACAGCTTTGATGTGGGCAGCATCGCGGGATTACACAAAAGCTCTGCAACTGTTGCTACAAGCTGGCGCTGATGTAAATTTAAAAAACCAAGGTGGTTATACAGCTTTGATGCTAGCGGAGTTTAATGGGTATAAGGATGTGGTAAGGTGTCTTCAATCTGTGGGAGCGCAGGAGTGA
- the cobJ gene encoding precorrin-3B C(17)-methyltransferase, with protein sequence MLLAEFSPLAAIATTVTGAKKLQVLSQNSGTTLWVPEDLIQIKGANTYTGSLKNHIAQLWQTQRAFVFCLATGAVVRLIAPLLQHKSTDPAVVVIDETGRFVISLCSGHQGGGDQLANLIALQLEATPVITGAATALGLPAVDMLGVPFGWRRGVGNWTGVSAALARGEVVQVIQEAGSTLWQNHLPTGHSFEFGEFVIPKAKIWITAKLPFTLEQASGTAPPVLPEIYWHPRVLWVGIGCERGSSRHLIKTAIGQLFREYQLAEDAIAGIATINIKADEVGLVELCQERHWPLKTFAAEVLRTVSVPNPSLVVEKEVGTPSVAEAAALFAAGEVRLFVPKQIFRLPGEPGAVTIAVAQAEKEYIGRTGKLLLIGTGPGQLDQMTPAAKTAIKSADVVIGYSLYIDLISPLLSPGQIVESLPITKERQRAQRAIDLANWGLSVAVISSGDSGIYGMAGLVLEELQSLGWDGKTPSIQIFPGISALQAAASRVGTPLMHDFCAISLSDLLTPWEVIEKRLEAAAAADFITALYNPRSQARTKQLIIARDIFLKYRHPNTPVAVVRSAYRQDEEITLTTLEKLLDVTVDMLTTVLIGNSHTRIHANWMITPRGYLGFGS encoded by the coding sequence GTGCTGTTAGCTGAATTTTCTCCACTTGCTGCGATCGCTACTACTGTTACAGGTGCAAAAAAGCTACAAGTACTTTCTCAAAATTCTGGCACAACTCTATGGGTGCCGGAAGATTTAATCCAAATTAAAGGTGCAAATACGTACACAGGCTCTCTAAAAAACCACATAGCACAACTGTGGCAGACGCAGCGTGCTTTTGTATTTTGTTTGGCAACAGGTGCGGTAGTGCGGCTAATTGCTCCTTTGTTGCAACACAAATCAACAGATCCGGCGGTAGTAGTAATTGATGAGACAGGACGTTTTGTAATTAGTTTGTGCAGTGGACATCAAGGTGGTGGGGATCAGCTAGCAAATTTGATTGCTTTACAACTGGAAGCAACACCTGTGATCACTGGGGCTGCCACGGCTTTAGGACTGCCAGCAGTAGATATGTTGGGAGTTCCCTTTGGTTGGCGTCGGGGTGTGGGTAACTGGACAGGTGTTAGTGCAGCCCTAGCACGGGGTGAAGTTGTACAAGTTATTCAAGAAGCTGGTTCTACTCTATGGCAAAACCATTTACCCACTGGACATTCCTTTGAGTTTGGTGAATTTGTGATCCCAAAGGCAAAAATTTGGATTACTGCCAAACTCCCTTTTACTCTAGAGCAGGCATCAGGCACTGCCCCTCCCGTACTCCCCGAAATTTACTGGCATCCACGCGTTTTATGGGTAGGAATTGGTTGTGAGCGGGGAAGTTCTCGCCATTTAATTAAAACAGCAATTGGACAGTTATTTAGAGAATATCAACTGGCAGAAGATGCGATCGCAGGAATTGCCACGATCAATATTAAAGCTGATGAAGTTGGTTTAGTAGAACTTTGCCAAGAGCGACATTGGCCTTTAAAAACTTTTGCTGCTGAGGTTCTGCGGACAGTTTCTGTTCCCAACCCCTCACTCGTTGTGGAAAAAGAAGTGGGAACACCGAGTGTGGCTGAAGCTGCTGCTTTATTTGCAGCAGGCGAGGTGAGGTTATTTGTCCCCAAGCAAATTTTCCGACTGCCAGGTGAACCAGGTGCTGTCACAATAGCGGTTGCCCAAGCCGAAAAAGAATACATCGGACGTACTGGAAAACTTTTACTTATTGGCACCGGGCCGGGACAATTAGATCAAATGACACCTGCTGCTAAAACTGCTATAAAGAGTGCAGATGTTGTGATTGGTTACAGCCTTTACATAGATTTAATCAGTCCCTTACTGTCTCCTGGACAGATTGTAGAATCTTTACCAATTACTAAAGAACGCCAACGCGCTCAACGGGCAATAGATTTAGCCAATTGGGGATTAAGTGTAGCGGTTATTTCTTCAGGAGATAGTGGAATTTACGGTATGGCAGGTTTAGTGTTGGAAGAGTTGCAAAGTCTAGGTTGGGATGGGAAAACACCGAGCATCCAAATTTTTCCTGGAATTAGCGCTTTGCAAGCTGCGGCATCGCGAGTGGGAACACCATTGATGCACGACTTTTGTGCGATTAGCTTAAGTGACTTACTCACGCCTTGGGAAGTGATCGAAAAGCGTTTAGAAGCGGCGGCGGCGGCTGATTTTATTACAGCTTTATATAATCCACGATCGCAAGCTCGTACTAAACAGCTAATAATTGCTAGAGATATCTTTCTCAAATATCGCCATCCCAATACACCAGTAGCAGTAGTGCGATCGGCTTACCGTCAAGATGAGGAAATTACTCTTACCACTTTGGAAAAATTGCTTGATGTTACAGTTGATATGTTGACTACAGTATTAATTGGTAACTCCCATACTCGTATCCATGCCAACTGGATGATTACACCACGCGGATATTTAGGTTTTGGTAGTTAG
- a CDS encoding phage holin family protein gives MKNFLLTWLGTAVALLITAHILQTFNIGFKVDNFGTALVAAIVIGIVNAFIRPILKILAFPITLLTFGLFTFIINGLTLWLASYLTPTYGFVIAGPIAALLGSIVLSIISSTINYFLRAVE, from the coding sequence ATGAAGAACTTTTTATTAACTTGGCTCGGCACAGCAGTAGCACTGCTAATAACTGCTCATATCCTTCAAACCTTCAATATTGGTTTCAAAGTAGATAATTTTGGTACAGCTCTTGTTGCTGCTATTGTAATTGGGATTGTTAATGCCTTTATTCGTCCGATTTTGAAAATATTGGCATTTCCTATTACATTGCTAACCTTTGGTTTATTTACATTCATCATTAACGGTTTGACTCTGTGGCTAGCAAGCTACCTCACTCCCACTTACGGTTTTGTGATCGCAGGCCCCATTGCTGCTTTATTAGGTTCGATTGTACTATCAATAATTTCTAGTACAATCAACTATTTTCTGAGAGCAGTTGAATAG
- a CDS encoding peptidoglycan-binding domain-containing protein: MKGSTKASSRKPFVKCWILEAKYKSKLLSSEIILYTFVPLLLSTSAVVSLAQTPQQIAPIIAQDNIYRPTLQLGSQGQPVSELQAALKLLGFYTDTVDGIYNEITAAAVSQFQQAAGLNPNGIVDVNTWQRLFPSEIVLTPTSSSNPPNNFSVPTQSVNTPKTVATTSEPKPVKPPKQTTPANSQNKPKVQSSSTHTQQTTRSQTNNRRSQQTPGIQYTPEGFPILRLGMRGSEVVKLQKILKRQGLLKGDVDGNFGKATEAAAIALQKRYGIEADGVVGGATWEVLLQQH; the protein is encoded by the coding sequence ATGAAAGGTAGCACGAAGGCTAGTTCACGAAAACCATTTGTGAAATGCTGGATATTAGAAGCAAAGTACAAGTCAAAACTCTTAAGTAGTGAAATAATACTGTATACTTTTGTACCTTTACTTCTTAGCACCTCGGCTGTAGTATCACTTGCACAGACACCACAACAAATTGCTCCGATCATTGCTCAAGATAATATCTATCGCCCTACCCTTCAACTAGGTAGTCAGGGGCAACCTGTGTCCGAACTTCAAGCCGCATTAAAACTTTTGGGCTTTTATACAGATACAGTCGATGGGATTTATAACGAAATTACTGCTGCTGCTGTTTCTCAATTTCAACAAGCAGCAGGTTTAAATCCAAACGGCATCGTTGATGTCAATACCTGGCAAAGACTTTTCCCTAGCGAAATTGTCTTAACACCAACTTCTTCATCCAATCCACCAAACAACTTTTCTGTTCCAACTCAGAGTGTAAATACTCCTAAAACAGTTGCTACCACTTCTGAGCCAAAACCTGTAAAACCACCTAAGCAAACTACACCTGCTAATTCACAAAATAAGCCCAAAGTTCAATCATCCTCAACTCATACACAACAAACGACTCGTTCCCAGACAAATAATCGCCGTTCTCAGCAAACTCCTGGAATTCAATACACACCAGAAGGATTCCCAATTTTGCGTCTGGGAATGCGTGGTTCTGAAGTTGTAAAATTGCAAAAAATCTTAAAAAGACAGGGTTTGCTTAAAGGTGATGTTGATGGGAACTTTGGTAAGGCAACCGAAGCAGCAGCGATCGCATTGCAAAAACGCTACGGTATTGAAGCTGATGGTGTAGTTGGTGGTGCAACCTGGGAAGTTTTACTGCAACAGCATTAG